A segment of the Campylobacter showae CSUNSWCD genome:
AAATATGCCTCTAAAACTATGAGCCGTTATTATCCGCCCGGTATCTCTATCGTAAAATTCAAACTCTTTAATGGTTTTTGTAGGCGTATCTTTGTGGATTGGGTTTTTGTAGCTCGTATTCATAAAAACATACGGGTAGGCTTTAAATTCTCGCTCCTGCTCTCTTAGGATACTAATAACCTCATCGCTTAGAGGCAAGATAAAAGCCCCTAGCGATTTATTCTTATTCTTTTGTAGCTCTCTTGGTATTGTTAAAAGTTTCTTATCAAAATCCACGTATTCCCACTTTAAAAGCGTAAGCGGTGCGACCCTCAAAGGAATATGTAAGGCAAATTTTAAAATATTGCGCGTGCTAAGAAAAAACGGATAATCGTAAATTTTATTAACAAACGCCCTTAAGTCCTCTATCTCGGTAAGCTTGCCGTAATGCTCCGCCTCTTTATTTATGATGATCGCCTTTGCTTGGATATTCGAGATGATATTAAACGGCGTGTAGCCTTTTGTGGTGGCGTAATGAAATATGTTATTTAATAGCTGGTGCAGTATTTGCGCCGTTTGAGGCGTATCCTTGCCTATCTGCTCTAATATTTGCGCTATCTCGCCGTGATTTATGCTTTTGATAGCTCTATCCCCTATAAGAGGCGTAATATGATTATTTATGCGGTTTGCTTTAGTTTGTAGGGTTTTTGGCAGCACTCGCATTTTTTCAAGCTCCAGCCACTCGTTAAACACTTTGCTAAACGTCTGCTTATGGTCGCTTTGTCTTTGCTCTCTTACCTGCTTTTTATGCTCTTTCGGGCTTATGCCTTGCGATATTAGGCTTTTGTATTCCGCTCTTAGCTCTCTTGCTCTTGCTAAGGTAATATCCGGATAAAGCCCAAAGCCTGCGCTACATTTTTTACCGCTTACCGGGTCTATGTAATAAAATACCCACCTTTTCACGCCTTTAGAGGTAATAAGTATCGCTAAGCCCCCGCCGTCGGTCAATGAGTAGTCTTTTTCTTTCTTGATTGCTTTGCGTATTTGCGTATCTTTTAAAATATCTATTGCCATTTTAGCCCCTAAAATACGATATTTAAAAGCATTTTGGAACATTTAGGGTTTTTAAAAAACGGCACATTTTGGAACATTGGGGATTTTTTGGCTCATAAAAATGCTCTCAATGTTCCGTGAGTGTTCCAAAAATCTTTGGATTGCATTATATTTCATTGTAGCTTATTGGATTATAAATAGCTTAGAAATGCCGTATTTTAGGGCTTCTTTCGGTGTTGTTTGGATTGTATTATAGGGGATTAAATAATAGAATGGTGGTTAGAGGCAGAATCGAACTGCCGACACGCAGATTTTCAGTCTGCTGCTCTACCGACTGAGCTATCCAACCACGCTGTTAAAAAGAAATGTGATTTTAGCCACTTGATACTTAAATTTTGGTTAAATATGTAAAATTCGGCTATTTTTTAAAATATAAAATTCGCTTCAAAGACAGTCGCCTAAATTTAG
Coding sequences within it:
- a CDS encoding tyrosine-type recombinase/integrase; this translates as MAIDILKDTQIRKAIKKEKDYSLTDGGGLAILITSKGVKRWVFYYIDPVSGKKCSAGFGLYPDITLARARELRAEYKSLISQGISPKEHKKQVREQRQSDHKQTFSKVFNEWLELEKMRVLPKTLQTKANRINNHITPLIGDRAIKSINHGEIAQILEQIGKDTPQTAQILHQLLNNIFHYATTKGYTPFNIISNIQAKAIIINKEAEHYGKLTEIEDLRAFVNKIYDYPFFLSTRNILKFALHIPLRVAPLTLLKWEYVDFDKKLLTIPRELQKNKNKSLGAFILPLSDEVISILREQEREFKAYPYVFMNTSYKNPIHKDTPTKTIKEFEFYDRDTGRIITAHSFRGIFKTAVYNYREQHNTSTEAINKALDHLHGDRVELSYSEKATFLNELRGLFEWWSGFILNLRNKER